The following proteins come from a genomic window of Trifolium pratense cultivar HEN17-A07 linkage group LG4, ARS_RC_1.1, whole genome shotgun sequence:
- the LOC123924186 gene encoding transcription factor TGA9-like isoform X4: MASQRIGEIGLSESGPSSQHVPYGVLHGITNSTSTLMNQGSAFDFGELEEAIVLQGIKIRNDEGKSSLFTSKPAATLEMFPSWPIRFQQSPRGGSKSGGESTDSGSTELQFETDSPISVKASSSDHHNNHNHVFDQQLQQETGTDDSLKTGTSQNQSKAKSHNEKKKGAVSTSEKTLDPKTLRRLAQNREAAKKSRLRKKAYVQQLETSRLRLSNLEQDLQRARSQGLFLGCGGGNISPGAAMFDMEYARWLEEDQRQLAELRAGLQAALPDNELRVIVDGYLYHYDELFRLKGVAVKSDVFHLIKGIWASPAERPFIWIGGFKPTELITMLTQQLEPLAEQQLAGIMELGKSAYQAEEALSKGHEQLHHAIVDTIAGGDVIDGVQQMVAAMARISNLEGFVYQADHLRQQSLHQLCRILTVRQAARCFLIIGEYYGRLRALSSLWASRPRENLMNDDNSCQTTTELQMVQPSQSHFSSF; the protein is encoded by the exons ATGGCTAGCCAAAGAATTGGAGAAATTGGTTTGTCTGAGTCAGGACCTTCAAGTCAACATGTCCCTTATGGAGTTCTTCATGGAATCACTAATTCAACATCAACCTTAAT gAATCAAGGGTCTGCTTTTGATTTTGGAGAGCTTGAAGAGGCAATTGTTCTACAAGGAATTAAGATAAGAAATGATGAAGGAAAATCAT CTTTATTCACAAGTAAACCAGCAGCTACACTTGAAATGTTTCCTTCTTGGCCAATCAGATTCCAACAATCACCAAGA ggagGTTCAAAGTCAGGAGGGGAAAGCACTGATTCAGGATCAACAGAGCTACAATTTGAAACAGATTCTCCAATAAGTGTAAAAGCATCTTCATCAGATCAtcataataatcataatcatgTTTTTGATCAACAACTTCAGCAGGAGACAGGAACTGATGATAGCTTAAAAACAGGCACATCACAGAATCAATCAAAAGCCAAATCACATAATGAAAAG AAAAAGGGAGCTGTTTCAACATCAGAAAAGACACTTGATccaaag ACACTGAGACGATTGGCACAAAACAGAGAAGCTGCAAAGAAAAGTCGTCTAAGAAAAAAG GCTTATGTGCAGCAGCTAGAGACAAGTAGATTAAGGCTATCCAATCTGGAACAAGACCTTCAAAGAGCACGCTCTCAG GGACTATTCTTGGGTTGTGGTGGTGGCAATATAAGCCCTG GAGCTGCAATGTTTGACATGGAGTATGCAAGATGGCTCGAAGAAGATCAACGACAATTGGCGGAACTTAGGGCCGGGCTGCAGGCAGCATTACCGGATAATGAATTGAGAGTGATTGTGGACGGATATTTGTATCATTACGATGAGCTTTTCCGATTGAAGGGCGTGGCTGTTAAATCAGATGTGTTTCACCTCATTAAAGGCATTTGGGCTTCTCCTGCTGAACGACCCTTCATTTGGATCGGTGGTTTCAAACCCACAGAGCTCATCacg ATGTTGACACAACAGTTGGAACCCCTAGCGGAGCAGCAATTAGCAGGGATAATGGAACTAGGGAAATCGGCATATCAAGCAGAAGAAGCTCTTTCTAAAGGACATGAACAGCTCCACCACGCTATTGTTGACACCATCGCCGGAGGGGATGTCATTGACGGTGTTCAACAAATGGTTGCCGCCATGGCTAGAATTTCCAACCTTGAAGGATTTGTCTATCAG gCTGATCATTTGAGGCAACAAAGTCTTCACCAACTATGTCGAATACTGACAGTTCGTCAAGCAGCACGGTGTTTCCTTATTATCGGAGAGTATTATGGACGTCTTCGAGCTCTTAGTTCTCTTTGGGCTTCAAGACCACGAGA GAACTTGATGAACGATGATAATTCATGCCAAACAACCACGGAATTGCAAATGGTTCAACCTTCTCAGAGTCATTTCTCAAGTTTctga
- the LOC123924186 gene encoding transcription factor TGA9-like isoform X3 — translation MASQRIGEIGLSESGPSSQHVPYGVLHGITNSTSTLMNQGSAFDFGELEEAIVLQGIKIRNDEGKSSALFTSKPAATLEMFPSWPIRFQQSPRGGSKSGGESTDSGSTELQFETDSPISVKASSSDHHNNHNHVFDQQLQQETGTDDSLKTGTSQNQSKAKSHNEKKKGAVSTSEKTLDPKTLRRLAQNREAAKKSRLRKKAYVQQLETSRLRLSNLEQDLQRARSQGLFLGCGGGNISPGAAMFDMEYARWLEEDQRQLAELRAGLQAALPDNELRVIVDGYLYHYDELFRLKGVAVKSDVFHLIKGIWASPAERPFIWIGGFKPTELITMLTQQLEPLAEQQLAGIMELGKSAYQAEEALSKGHEQLHHAIVDTIAGGDVIDGVQQMVAAMARISNLEGFVYQADHLRQQSLHQLCRILTVRQAARCFLIIGEYYGRLRALSSLWASRPRENLMNDDNSCQTTTELQMVQPSQSHFSSF, via the exons ATGGCTAGCCAAAGAATTGGAGAAATTGGTTTGTCTGAGTCAGGACCTTCAAGTCAACATGTCCCTTATGGAGTTCTTCATGGAATCACTAATTCAACATCAACCTTAAT gAATCAAGGGTCTGCTTTTGATTTTGGAGAGCTTGAAGAGGCAATTGTTCTACAAGGAATTAAGATAAGAAATGATGAAGGAAAATCAT CAGCTTTATTCACAAGTAAACCAGCAGCTACACTTGAAATGTTTCCTTCTTGGCCAATCAGATTCCAACAATCACCAAGA ggagGTTCAAAGTCAGGAGGGGAAAGCACTGATTCAGGATCAACAGAGCTACAATTTGAAACAGATTCTCCAATAAGTGTAAAAGCATCTTCATCAGATCAtcataataatcataatcatgTTTTTGATCAACAACTTCAGCAGGAGACAGGAACTGATGATAGCTTAAAAACAGGCACATCACAGAATCAATCAAAAGCCAAATCACATAATGAAAAG AAAAAGGGAGCTGTTTCAACATCAGAAAAGACACTTGATccaaag ACACTGAGACGATTGGCACAAAACAGAGAAGCTGCAAAGAAAAGTCGTCTAAGAAAAAAG GCTTATGTGCAGCAGCTAGAGACAAGTAGATTAAGGCTATCCAATCTGGAACAAGACCTTCAAAGAGCACGCTCTCAG GGACTATTCTTGGGTTGTGGTGGTGGCAATATAAGCCCTG GAGCTGCAATGTTTGACATGGAGTATGCAAGATGGCTCGAAGAAGATCAACGACAATTGGCGGAACTTAGGGCCGGGCTGCAGGCAGCATTACCGGATAATGAATTGAGAGTGATTGTGGACGGATATTTGTATCATTACGATGAGCTTTTCCGATTGAAGGGCGTGGCTGTTAAATCAGATGTGTTTCACCTCATTAAAGGCATTTGGGCTTCTCCTGCTGAACGACCCTTCATTTGGATCGGTGGTTTCAAACCCACAGAGCTCATCacg ATGTTGACACAACAGTTGGAACCCCTAGCGGAGCAGCAATTAGCAGGGATAATGGAACTAGGGAAATCGGCATATCAAGCAGAAGAAGCTCTTTCTAAAGGACATGAACAGCTCCACCACGCTATTGTTGACACCATCGCCGGAGGGGATGTCATTGACGGTGTTCAACAAATGGTTGCCGCCATGGCTAGAATTTCCAACCTTGAAGGATTTGTCTATCAG gCTGATCATTTGAGGCAACAAAGTCTTCACCAACTATGTCGAATACTGACAGTTCGTCAAGCAGCACGGTGTTTCCTTATTATCGGAGAGTATTATGGACGTCTTCGAGCTCTTAGTTCTCTTTGGGCTTCAAGACCACGAGA GAACTTGATGAACGATGATAATTCATGCCAAACAACCACGGAATTGCAAATGGTTCAACCTTCTCAGAGTCATTTCTCAAGTTTctga
- the LOC123924186 gene encoding transcription factor TGA9-like isoform X2, which yields MASQRIGEIGLSESGPSSQHVPYGVLHGITNSTSTLMNQGSAFDFGELEEAIVLQGIKIRNDEGKSSLFTSKPAATLEMFPSWPIRFQQSPRVVASLTSPSLTIPYGGSKSGGESTDSGSTELQFETDSPISVKASSSDHHNNHNHVFDQQLQQETGTDDSLKTGTSQNQSKAKSHNEKKKGAVSTSEKTLDPKTLRRLAQNREAAKKSRLRKKAYVQQLETSRLRLSNLEQDLQRARSQGLFLGCGGGNISPGAAMFDMEYARWLEEDQRQLAELRAGLQAALPDNELRVIVDGYLYHYDELFRLKGVAVKSDVFHLIKGIWASPAERPFIWIGGFKPTELITMLTQQLEPLAEQQLAGIMELGKSAYQAEEALSKGHEQLHHAIVDTIAGGDVIDGVQQMVAAMARISNLEGFVYQADHLRQQSLHQLCRILTVRQAARCFLIIGEYYGRLRALSSLWASRPRENLMNDDNSCQTTTELQMVQPSQSHFSSF from the exons ATGGCTAGCCAAAGAATTGGAGAAATTGGTTTGTCTGAGTCAGGACCTTCAAGTCAACATGTCCCTTATGGAGTTCTTCATGGAATCACTAATTCAACATCAACCTTAAT gAATCAAGGGTCTGCTTTTGATTTTGGAGAGCTTGAAGAGGCAATTGTTCTACAAGGAATTAAGATAAGAAATGATGAAGGAAAATCAT CTTTATTCACAAGTAAACCAGCAGCTACACTTGAAATGTTTCCTTCTTGGCCAATCAGATTCCAACAATCACCAAGAGTTGTAGCTTCTCTCACTTCTCCTTCTTTGACCATTCCATAT ggagGTTCAAAGTCAGGAGGGGAAAGCACTGATTCAGGATCAACAGAGCTACAATTTGAAACAGATTCTCCAATAAGTGTAAAAGCATCTTCATCAGATCAtcataataatcataatcatgTTTTTGATCAACAACTTCAGCAGGAGACAGGAACTGATGATAGCTTAAAAACAGGCACATCACAGAATCAATCAAAAGCCAAATCACATAATGAAAAG AAAAAGGGAGCTGTTTCAACATCAGAAAAGACACTTGATccaaag ACACTGAGACGATTGGCACAAAACAGAGAAGCTGCAAAGAAAAGTCGTCTAAGAAAAAAG GCTTATGTGCAGCAGCTAGAGACAAGTAGATTAAGGCTATCCAATCTGGAACAAGACCTTCAAAGAGCACGCTCTCAG GGACTATTCTTGGGTTGTGGTGGTGGCAATATAAGCCCTG GAGCTGCAATGTTTGACATGGAGTATGCAAGATGGCTCGAAGAAGATCAACGACAATTGGCGGAACTTAGGGCCGGGCTGCAGGCAGCATTACCGGATAATGAATTGAGAGTGATTGTGGACGGATATTTGTATCATTACGATGAGCTTTTCCGATTGAAGGGCGTGGCTGTTAAATCAGATGTGTTTCACCTCATTAAAGGCATTTGGGCTTCTCCTGCTGAACGACCCTTCATTTGGATCGGTGGTTTCAAACCCACAGAGCTCATCacg ATGTTGACACAACAGTTGGAACCCCTAGCGGAGCAGCAATTAGCAGGGATAATGGAACTAGGGAAATCGGCATATCAAGCAGAAGAAGCTCTTTCTAAAGGACATGAACAGCTCCACCACGCTATTGTTGACACCATCGCCGGAGGGGATGTCATTGACGGTGTTCAACAAATGGTTGCCGCCATGGCTAGAATTTCCAACCTTGAAGGATTTGTCTATCAG gCTGATCATTTGAGGCAACAAAGTCTTCACCAACTATGTCGAATACTGACAGTTCGTCAAGCAGCACGGTGTTTCCTTATTATCGGAGAGTATTATGGACGTCTTCGAGCTCTTAGTTCTCTTTGGGCTTCAAGACCACGAGA GAACTTGATGAACGATGATAATTCATGCCAAACAACCACGGAATTGCAAATGGTTCAACCTTCTCAGAGTCATTTCTCAAGTTTctga
- the LOC123919577 gene encoding uncharacterized protein LOC123919577, whose amino-acid sequence MLSSGSNLNSSSASGITSSDMPPLPQCLPLDSITVGNQKFTGELKRVLCVSAGNTSEDHSFGVPHPKSMGPGSSGELKHLKESVQDASRKARDRSKMFRESISKLDRYREALNSKKRQRSDLSSEKGSGVNLTKMGSQIHKIPNDNMTQREVKTSNSMLNKRIRMSVGDTREESRSAAIGRQPMLTEKDGNLIQTLGGDSVRNEEKTRRLLAGGEGLDQKIKKKRSVGTVGNRVISGERDAKRVTFPKGNADLKMRFNDAQGFGLKPLPGSSGINKSESSSEPNNTGVRVMLTGEQGVSLHRDHTADQRVVAKGNNRANTQEDPTGSPNAPIKNKVSRTPRTGSVSALELPNSQSPSGSFPGSSIHPMTQWGGQRPPKNSRSRRVKVVPPASRNLEVQVSSEGCLTSDFNVKVSSVGNNGFQLASSADNSTPKYKRQPDDISSPFGLSESEESVAGENKIKEKGVNGSDTAMVADKDGTPMLQMRKNKIPTDELGDGVQRHGRTGRNLLSIRPGLPLGREKSENVPILKPPVQDMRPNDKNKTKNGRPPSKKQKERKVLTRVGKQLNIGSSDFGGESDDDREELCKAANAALNASNLASGPFWSKMEHIFASISLDDASFVKQQLNIADNLEKSLSHMFAIDHDMLGVVVNNKTTQGSEDRRRSHFDEESAKFEAVGGRSDIERLDKGTPLFQRLLCALIDEDDNEESYHQSEAKNISRQCASDDSHCGSCNQVDFEPKDRDRMESEVESQVDFQIQKNCKLDRLSCDKSTTSNTFRYPNTPSSSQSTGVWQGDEEFCLSDITHTSEICSNDLDQLHPELSNPSFASPDGEYQLMSLDDRLLLELQSIGIYPEILPDLAEEDEAIIHDIVKLEKTLYEQNGRKKSNLDIIDRAILEGRDIEKRKIEQTAFDQLTEMAYRKRLACRGSRNSKSVVQKVSNQVALAFLKRTLGRCRRYEEVGVSCFSEPTLQNIMFSPHSRENGGQLADCIYSGTASNTCNKALHQIETRKLGAVSSASEKYDGQRDYADRGLVDSFQGSIHSSEQMSSKNGSVMMKEKKREMLVNGSSRTSNLDGAVPGGVRGKRSERERNQMRDQARQNSNSIAGCPSFDSRQNENKPKAKAKQKSTSGGQDRFMEAKESACLPIYDSSLSVANASNNGRKDRTTLSVNQDNSQVKESSDFGNLPLPDLSAIDEFGVSGELGGPQDLGSWLNFDDDGLQDTDCIMGLEIPMDDLSALDMLM is encoded by the exons ATGTTGAGTTCTGGGAGTAACTTAAACAGCAGCAGCGCAAGTGGGATAACTTCATCGGATATGCCACCTTTGCCCCAGTGTTTGCCGCTAGATTCAATAACAGTAGGAAACCAAAAATTTACGGGGGAGCTAAAGAGGGTACTATGTGTTTCTGCTGGAAACACTTCAGAAGACCATTCTTTTGGAGTTCCTCATCCTAAATCAATGGGCCCAGGGTCCTCAGGAGAGTTAAAACACTTAAAAGAAAGTGTTCAAGATGCATCCAGAAAGGCTAG GGATAGATCAAAAATGTTTCGTGAATCTATATCTAAACTGGATAGGTATAGAGAGGCCTTAAACTCAAAGAAGAGGCAAAGGAGCGATTTATCAAGTGAAAAGGGAAGTGGAGTAAACTTAACAAAGATGGGTAGCCAGATTCACAAAATCCCGAATGATAATATGACTCAGAGAGAAGTCAAAACCTCAAATTCAATGCTGAATAAGCGAATTCGTATGTCAGTGGGAGACACACGG GAGGAAAGTAGGTCTGCTGCTATTGGAAGACAACCAATGCTCACTGAGAAGGATGGAAATCTGATTCAGACACTTGGGGGGGACTCTGTTCGAAATGAAGAGAAAACTCGCAGATTACTTGCCGGAGGCGAGGGATTagatcaaaaaataaaaaagaagaggTCCGTCGGAACAGTAGGAAACAGAGTTATATCTGGTGAAAGGGACGCAAAACGAGTTACTTTTCCAAAGGGAAATGCTGATTTGAAGATGCGATTTAATGATGCTCAGGGTTTCGG ATTGAAACCACTTCCTGGATCTAGTGGAATCAACAAGTCTGAGAGCTCTTCAGAGCCTAATAATACAGGTGTGCGTGTGATGCTTACAGGTGAGCAAGGTGTTTCTCTTCACAGGGACCACACAGCTGACCAGAGAGTTGTAGCAAAAGGAAACAACAG AGCAAACACTCAGGAGGACCCAACAGGCAGCCCGAATGCACCAATTAAAAACAAGGTATCTCGGACACCAAGAACGGGTTCAGTTAGTGCGCTAGAGTTGCCTAACAGTCAGTCTCCTTCTGGAAGTTTTCCAG GTTCTTCTATACATCCAATGACCCAGTGGGGTGGACAGAGACCACCTAAAAATTCACGCTCACGAAGAGTGAAAGTAGTTCCTCCCGCCTCACGCAACCTTGAAGTTCAGGTCTCATCTGAAGGCTGTCTGACTTCTGATTTCAATGTTAAAGTTTCTTCTGTTGGCAACAATGGGTTCCAACTGGCTAGCAGTGCAGATAACAGTACACCGAAATATAAACGACAGCCTGATGATATTTCGTCTCCCTTTGGATTATCTGAAAGTGAAGAATCTGTTGCTggggaaaacaaaataaaagagaaaggTGTGAATGGAAGTGACACTGCTATGGTTGCAGATAAGGATGGAACTCCTATGTTACAAATGAGGAAGAATAAAATACCAACAGATGAATTAGGAGATGGTGTGCAGAGACACGGAAGAACTGGAAGGAATTTATTGTCAATAAGACCAGGCCTTCCATTGGGGAGGGAGAAGTCTGAGAATGTACCTATACTGAAGCCGCCAGTACAAGACATGAGGCCTAATGATAAGAATAAAAC CAAAAATGGGCGCCCTCCTTCAAAAAAGCAGAAAGAACGCAAGGTTTTGACTCGTGTAGGGAAGCAACTGAACATTGGTTCTTCTGATTTTGGAG GTGAATCTGATGATGATCGCGAAGAATTATGTAAAGCTGCTAATGCTGCTCTTAATGCTAGCA aTCTTGCTTCGGGTCCATTTTGGAGTAAAATGGAGCATATTTTTGCTTCCATCAGCTTGGATGATGCATCTTTCGTGAAGCAACAG CTCAATATTGCTGACAATTTGGAAAAGAGTTTATCTCATATGTTTGCCATTGATCATGATATGTTG GGTGTTGTTGTAAATAACAAAACAACTCAAGGTTCAGAGGATAGAAGGAGAAGCCACTTTGATGAAGAATCAGCCAAGTTTGAGGCTGTAGGTGGGAGGAGTGACATAGAAAGACTGGACAAGGGTACCCCATTATTCCAAAGACTTCTCTGTGCTCTAATTGATGAAGACGACAATGAAGAATCATACCACCAAAGCGAAGCAAAGAATATATCTAGACAGTGTGCTAGTGATGATTCTCACTGTGGTTCTTGTAATCAAGTTGATTTTGAACCCAAAGACCGGGATAGAATGGAATCTGAAGTTGAATCGCAGGTGGATTTTCAAATTCAGAAGAATTGTAAATTGGACAGACTATCTTGTGATAAGAGTACCACATCCAACACATTTAGGTACCCCAACACACCCAGTTCTTCACAAAGCACAGGAGTTTGGCAGGGAGATGAAGAATTTTGCCTTTCTGACATCACTCACACCAGTGAAATATGTTCAAATGATCTTGATCAACTGCACCCTGAATTAAGTAATCCTAGCTTTGCTTCTCCTGATGGTGAGTATCAGCTGATGTCTTTGGATGACAGGCTGCTGCTTGAGTTGCAGAGCATTGGTATATATCCAGAAATATTG CCTGATTTAGCTGAGGAAGATGAAGCTATAATTCATGACATTGTGAAACTTGAGAAAACTCTATATGAACAG AATGGAAGGAAGAAGAGCAACTTGGACATAATTGATAGAGCTATTCTAGAAGGGAGGGACATTGAAAAACG GAAGATTGAGCAAACTGCATTCGACCAACTTACTGAAATGGCTTACAGAAAGAGATTG GCATGCCGTGGAAGTAGAAATTCAAAAAGTGTCGTTCAGAAGGTTTCAAATCAAGTTGCTCTGGCTTTTCTTAAACGTACCCTTGGAAGATGTAGAAGATATGAAGAAGTTGGTGTTAGCTGCTTTAGTGAACCTACTCTGCAAAATATTATGTTTTCCCCTCATTCACGTGAGAATGGTGGACAGCTTGCAGATTGCATTTACTCTGGCACAGCCAGTAATACATGCAATAAAGCTTTGCATCAAATTGAAACCAGAAAATTAG GTGCAGTTTCGAGTGCTTCTGAGAAATATGATGGTCAGAGGGATTATGCAGACAGGGGACTGGTTGATTCTTTTCAAGGTTCGATCCACTCATCAGAACAAATGTCATCTAAGAATGGGTCTGTGATgatgaaggagaagaagagGGAAATGCTGGTCAATGGCTCTTCAAGAACATCAAATCTTGATGGCGCTGTTCCCGGTGGAGTGAGGGGAAAGAGAAGTGAGAGGGAAAGAAATCAGATGCGGGATCAGGCCAGACAAAATTCTAATTCCATAGCTGGTTGCCCGTCATTCGACAGTAGACAAAATGAAAACAAGCCAAAAGCTAAGGCCAAGCAAAAGAGTACTTCCGGTGGACAAGATAGGTTCATGGAAGCAAAGGAATCTGCATGTTTACCAATTTATGATTCTAGTCTATCTGTGGCTAATGCAAGCAACAATGGTAGAAAAGATAGGACAACATTATCTGTTAACCAGGACAATTCTCAAGTAAAGGAATCCTCGGACTTCGGGAATTTGCCGCTGCCTGATTTAAGTGCAATAGACGAATTTGGTGTATCTGGTGAACTTGGCGGGCCGCAAGATCTTGGTTCTTGGTTGAACTTTGATGATGATGGTTTGCAAGACACTGATTGTATTATGGGCCTTGAAATTCCAATGGATGACCTATCAGCGTTGGATATGCTTATGTGA
- the LOC123924186 gene encoding transcription factor TGA9-like isoform X1, producing the protein MASQRIGEIGLSESGPSSQHVPYGVLHGITNSTSTLMNQGSAFDFGELEEAIVLQGIKIRNDEGKSSALFTSKPAATLEMFPSWPIRFQQSPRVVASLTSPSLTIPYGGSKSGGESTDSGSTELQFETDSPISVKASSSDHHNNHNHVFDQQLQQETGTDDSLKTGTSQNQSKAKSHNEKKKGAVSTSEKTLDPKTLRRLAQNREAAKKSRLRKKAYVQQLETSRLRLSNLEQDLQRARSQGLFLGCGGGNISPGAAMFDMEYARWLEEDQRQLAELRAGLQAALPDNELRVIVDGYLYHYDELFRLKGVAVKSDVFHLIKGIWASPAERPFIWIGGFKPTELITMLTQQLEPLAEQQLAGIMELGKSAYQAEEALSKGHEQLHHAIVDTIAGGDVIDGVQQMVAAMARISNLEGFVYQADHLRQQSLHQLCRILTVRQAARCFLIIGEYYGRLRALSSLWASRPRENLMNDDNSCQTTTELQMVQPSQSHFSSF; encoded by the exons ATGGCTAGCCAAAGAATTGGAGAAATTGGTTTGTCTGAGTCAGGACCTTCAAGTCAACATGTCCCTTATGGAGTTCTTCATGGAATCACTAATTCAACATCAACCTTAAT gAATCAAGGGTCTGCTTTTGATTTTGGAGAGCTTGAAGAGGCAATTGTTCTACAAGGAATTAAGATAAGAAATGATGAAGGAAAATCAT CAGCTTTATTCACAAGTAAACCAGCAGCTACACTTGAAATGTTTCCTTCTTGGCCAATCAGATTCCAACAATCACCAAGAGTTGTAGCTTCTCTCACTTCTCCTTCTTTGACCATTCCATAT ggagGTTCAAAGTCAGGAGGGGAAAGCACTGATTCAGGATCAACAGAGCTACAATTTGAAACAGATTCTCCAATAAGTGTAAAAGCATCTTCATCAGATCAtcataataatcataatcatgTTTTTGATCAACAACTTCAGCAGGAGACAGGAACTGATGATAGCTTAAAAACAGGCACATCACAGAATCAATCAAAAGCCAAATCACATAATGAAAAG AAAAAGGGAGCTGTTTCAACATCAGAAAAGACACTTGATccaaag ACACTGAGACGATTGGCACAAAACAGAGAAGCTGCAAAGAAAAGTCGTCTAAGAAAAAAG GCTTATGTGCAGCAGCTAGAGACAAGTAGATTAAGGCTATCCAATCTGGAACAAGACCTTCAAAGAGCACGCTCTCAG GGACTATTCTTGGGTTGTGGTGGTGGCAATATAAGCCCTG GAGCTGCAATGTTTGACATGGAGTATGCAAGATGGCTCGAAGAAGATCAACGACAATTGGCGGAACTTAGGGCCGGGCTGCAGGCAGCATTACCGGATAATGAATTGAGAGTGATTGTGGACGGATATTTGTATCATTACGATGAGCTTTTCCGATTGAAGGGCGTGGCTGTTAAATCAGATGTGTTTCACCTCATTAAAGGCATTTGGGCTTCTCCTGCTGAACGACCCTTCATTTGGATCGGTGGTTTCAAACCCACAGAGCTCATCacg ATGTTGACACAACAGTTGGAACCCCTAGCGGAGCAGCAATTAGCAGGGATAATGGAACTAGGGAAATCGGCATATCAAGCAGAAGAAGCTCTTTCTAAAGGACATGAACAGCTCCACCACGCTATTGTTGACACCATCGCCGGAGGGGATGTCATTGACGGTGTTCAACAAATGGTTGCCGCCATGGCTAGAATTTCCAACCTTGAAGGATTTGTCTATCAG gCTGATCATTTGAGGCAACAAAGTCTTCACCAACTATGTCGAATACTGACAGTTCGTCAAGCAGCACGGTGTTTCCTTATTATCGGAGAGTATTATGGACGTCTTCGAGCTCTTAGTTCTCTTTGGGCTTCAAGACCACGAGA GAACTTGATGAACGATGATAATTCATGCCAAACAACCACGGAATTGCAAATGGTTCAACCTTCTCAGAGTCATTTCTCAAGTTTctga
- the LOC123924755 gene encoding F-box/LRR-repeat protein At1g67190-like — MENLPVEVIGNILSHLKAARDVVIASATCKKWRIACCKHLHTISFSSNDWSVYRDMTTTRLEILITQTIFQTSGLQSLSILMEDVDEFSASAVIAWLMYTRETLRQLFYNVKTMPNVNILEICGRHKLEILDLAHNSIVGVEPNYQRFPCLKSLSLSYVSISALDLNLLVSACPRIEVLELVNPEIAMSDAQVSVELSSSTLKSVYVEAISLDKFILEADGIECLHLKDCALEDFELIGKGTLKNFRIDDVSVIHLDIGEIVENLETVDISNFTIIWPKFYQMISRSSNLKRLRLWDVMFDDEDEVVDLETIATCFPHLTHLSLSYDVRDGVLHYSLQGSSYLENVVVLELGWNVINDLFSQWVEGLLKRCPILKKLVIYGVVSEAKSDEECKMLANFTTSMVELMRRYTDVDPHFKFE, encoded by the coding sequence ATGGAGAATCTTCCTGTTGAAGTCATTGGGAACATACTGTCCCATCTCAAGGCTGCAAGAGATGTAGTAATTGCCTCAGCAACATGCAAAAAATGGCGAATTGCGTGTTGCAAACATCTCCATACAATTTCATTCAGTTCGAATGATTGGTCTGTTTATCGCGATATGACAACGACCCGTCTCGAGATTTTGATCACACAGACAATTTTCCAGACTTCAGGGTTGCAGTCCCTTTCCATTTTGATGGAAGATGTTGATGAGTTTTCGGCTTCTGCTGTTATTGCTTGGCTTATGTATACAAGGGAAACTTTGAGGCAGTTGTTTTATAATGTGAAGACTATGCCGAATGTTAATATTCTCGAGATATGTGGTAGGCATAAGCTGGAAATACTTGATTTGGCTCATAATTCTATTGTTGGGGTTGAGCCTAATTATCAGAGGTTTCCGTGTTTGAAATCTCTTTCGTTGAGTTATGTTAGTATATCTGCGTTGGATTTGAATCTTTTGGTGTCTGCGTGTCCGAGGATTGAGGTTTTAGAGCTTGTTAATCCGGAGATTGCAATGTCTGATGCACAGGTGAGCGTTGAATTGAGTAGTTCGACGCTGAAGAGTGTTTATGTTGAAGCAATCAGTTTGGATAAGTTTATATTGGAGGCTGATGGGATTGAGTGTCTGCATTTGAAAGATTGTGCGCTTGAGGATTTTGAACTAATTGGTAAGGGGACTTTGAAGAATTTCAGGATTGACGATGTTAGTGTTATACATCTTGATATCGGTGAGATTGTTGAGAATCTTGAGACTGTGGATATCAGCAACTTCACAATTATCTGGCCAAAATTTTACCAGATGATTTCGAGATCGTCGAATTTGAAGAGGCTTAGGCTTTGGGATGTGATGTTTGATGATGAGGATGAGGTTGTGGATTTGGAAACTATTGCTACTTGCTTTCCACACCTGACTCATTTATCGCTGAGTTATGATGTGAGAGATGGAGTTCTTCACTATAGTTTACAAGGATCTTCTTATCTAGAGAATGTTGTTGTTTTGGAGCTTGGGTGGAATGTGATTAATGATCTTTTCTCCCAGTGGGTTGAGGGGCTGCTTAAGCGATGTCCTATTCTCAAGAAACTTGTCATTTACGGTGTTGTTTCCGAGGCAAAGTCTGATGAAGAATGCAAGATGTTGGCCAATTTCACTACATCCATGGTTGAGCTGATGAGGAGATACACAGATGTTGATCcacattttaaatttgaatag